The stretch of DNA CGGAGGCACAAGCCCTGGCATGCCACGGGAAAATATTGTTGCGATGCTTGAGGCTCTTGAGGAATTCAACGCTGCCCGCGTCTAAATCCAACAGCTCTTTCGGAGACGAAATCGCGTCTTATCAATATTTAACCTCGTAAACAGTGATCAACCCCTCTGCTCCCACGAGAGAATTTGCATTCATGCTCGATTATGCCTTAATGAATCAGTGCCTATATGAAGGCAAAGCCAAGGAAGTGGAGCAAATGACCAAGGACGCCTTGGCCGAGGGGCGTCCTGTGCAAGAAGTGCTTTCCGAAGGGCTGATCGCTGGAATGAGCGTCGTGGGTGAAGATTTTAAGCACAACATTTTATATGTGCCAGAAGTGCTGATTGCCGCTCGCGCGATGAAAGCTGGCATGGCTGTCCTCAAACCTTTGCTAAGTTCAAAAGACGGTAACATGGACCGTGCGGGTGTGCTGCTCATGGGCACGGTGCGGGGAGATTTGCATGACATTGGCAAAAATTTGGTATGCATGATGGCCGAAGGAGCGGGATTTGAAGTGCACGACATCGGGGTGGATCAAAGCGTCGAAAAGTTTATGGCCGCCGCTGATAAATGTAATCCGACCATCATCGGCATGAGCGCGCTGCTTACCACCACCATGACGTATATGAAAACGGTGATCGATGGCTTTCAAGCGGCGGGTCGTAGCCAAATTAAAATGGCCGTGGGAGGCGCTCCCATAAGTCAAATGTTCGCAGACGAAATCGGTGCGGACGGTTATGGCGCTAATGCCTCCGCAGCGGTTGATCTTTTCCTGCGTTTGGCCGGGAAAGCAAAGGCATAAGGCGCTACGGTGGCCACTTACCGAGTTCTCTTCTGGCAGGAAGTCCCCTCGCAAATCAAGGTTGAGGACGAGCACGGCAACGAAGTTAACCTGCCGCTGGATCAAAAATTTCAAGAACGCATTGATGTGCTGGCAGCGCAACGTGGCCTTCAAGGAAGTGACGATTATCTAGCTCAATGGCATTGGACGGACGAAATGGACCGTTCCGGCACTGCCCAAGAGGTGGCCGATGCTTTGATAGCTGAATTTGACGCACAGGCTAATTGGTAAAAGACGTCCATGGCAACAAACCTCACGATCAATGGTCTCACCATGCAGGCGGTGTCGGGGGTGTCGCTGTTTGACCATGCCGAACAACTGGGCGTAACCGTTCCGACCTCCTGCCACAAGAACGGTAAATGCAAAGAGTGCCTGGTGGAAGTGGTCGAGGGAATGAAATTGCTTTCATCGCCAACGGTTGAGGAGCAGCACTTGAGCGATAAGTTTCGCCTTTCGTGCCGCACACGCATTATTGCCGATTCCGGCGAGGTTCGCTGCCATACCATGCGGCGCGGCCAAATGCGTATCGAACGTCAGGCGTTCGAATTGCCAACAAGTCGTCAAAAACCGCAACTCGATCCTGCGGTCACTCGTGATGGAAATCGCATTTTGATCGATGGCGTG from Pirellulales bacterium encodes:
- a CDS encoding corrinoid protein, encoding MLDYALMNQCLYEGKAKEVEQMTKDALAEGRPVQEVLSEGLIAGMSVVGEDFKHNILYVPEVLIAARAMKAGMAVLKPLLSSKDGNMDRAGVLLMGTVRGDLHDIGKNLVCMMAEGAGFEVHDIGVDQSVEKFMAAADKCNPTIIGMSALLTTTMTYMKTVIDGFQAAGRSQIKMAVGGAPISQMFADEIGADGYGANASAAVDLFLRLAGKAKA
- a CDS encoding virulence factor, with product MATYRVLFWQEVPSQIKVEDEHGNEVNLPLDQKFQERIDVLAAQRGLQGSDDYLAQWHWTDEMDRSGTAQEVADALIAEFDAQANW